In a single window of the Blattabacterium cuenoti genome:
- a CDS encoding DUF2795 domain-containing protein translates to MYWTLELASHLEDAPWPATKEELIDFAIRTGAPLEVVENLQQLENGEGEVFESIEDIWADYPRDDEDFYWNRDEYEL, encoded by the coding sequence ATGTATTGGACTTTAGAATTAGCTTCTCATTTAGAAGATGCTCCTTGGCCTGCAACAAAAGAAGAATTGATTGATTTTGCTATTCGTACTGGAGCTCCTTTAGAAGTCGTTGAAAATCTTCAACAATTAGAAAATGGAGAAGGAGAAGTTTTTGAATCTATAGAAGACATATGGGCAGATTATCCACGTGATGATGAAGATTTTTATTGGAATAGAGATGAATATGAGCTTTAA
- the fmt gene encoding methionyl-tRNA formyltransferase, with the protein MKKFPKIVFIGSNHFSLYSLKELYVKQYNIVGIITSPDNPFFKNKGEKAFSPVKTYALEKNIPFLQPKNLLNHSFLETLKIWNADIQIVVSFRVLPKEVWNFPKMGSFNLHASLLPQYRGAAPINWVIINGENKTGLTTFFIEEKIDSGKILLQKEIKIKKGETAGELENKLKKISGYMVIQTLESIIKNKIKPISQKNVDFSLLKYAPKISTKDCRIQWENPSIESIHNKIIGLSPYPTAWTLLFFNNKRFVRFKIFFTKKIRETHTFPIGFIFIVSSYEYEMRISVKEGFISIVEGQVEGKKRMDVKNLINGLKIRKNLFVR; encoded by the coding sequence ATGAAAAAGTTTCCAAAAATTGTGTTTATAGGTTCAAATCATTTTTCTCTTTATTCTTTAAAAGAATTATATGTTAAACAATACAACATTGTAGGAATAATCACAAGTCCTGATAACCCTTTTTTTAAAAATAAAGGAGAAAAAGCATTTTCTCCTGTTAAAACATATGCATTAGAAAAAAATATTCCTTTTTTACAACCTAAAAATCTTCTGAATCATTCTTTTTTAGAAACTTTAAAAATATGGAATGCAGACATACAAATTGTTGTTTCTTTTCGAGTTCTACCTAAAGAAGTGTGGAATTTTCCTAAAATGGGATCTTTTAATTTACATGCTTCTCTTCTTCCACAATATAGAGGAGCTGCTCCTATTAATTGGGTAATTATTAATGGAGAGAATAAAACTGGATTAACCACTTTTTTCATAGAAGAAAAAATAGATTCTGGAAAAATTCTTTTACAAAAAGAAATTAAAATAAAAAAAGGAGAAACTGCAGGGGAATTAGAGAATAAGTTAAAAAAAATTAGTGGCTATATGGTTATTCAAACTTTAGAAAGTATTATAAAAAATAAAATAAAACCTATTTCCCAAAAAAATGTTGATTTTTCTTTATTAAAATATGCTCCAAAAATATCTACTAAAGATTGTAGAATACAATGGGAAAATCCATCTATAGAATCTATTCATAATAAAATAATAGGATTGAGTCCTTATCCTACAGCATGGACTTTGTTATTTTTTAATAATAAAAGATTCGTTAGATTTAAAATTTTTTTCACTAAAAAAATAAGAGAAACACATACTTTTCCAATTGGTTTTATCTTCATAGTTTCATCGTATGAATATGAAATGAGAATTTCCGTTAAAGAAGGTTTTATATCTATTGTTGAAGGGCAAGTAGAAGGAAAAAAAAGAATGGATGTAAAAAATTTGATTAACGGATTGAAAATAAGAAAAAATCTTTTTGTTAGATAA
- a CDS encoding HU family DNA-binding protein, with protein sequence MNKTELVNSIAEKTGITKIKARNVTDAFIETVIESLKRGDKVTLVGFGTFSVVERHPRSGVNPRTGKKIHIPGKKVAKFKIGAELTKL encoded by the coding sequence ATGAACAAAACAGAATTAGTTAATTCAATAGCTGAAAAAACTGGAATAACAAAAATAAAAGCTAGAAACGTAACCGATGCATTTATTGAAACAGTCATTGAATCTTTAAAAAGAGGAGATAAGGTGACCTTAGTAGGATTTGGAACCTTTTCTGTGGTAGAAAGACATCCTAGAAGTGGAGTAAATCCTAGAACAGGAAAAAAAATACATATTCCAGGAAAAAAAGTAGCTAAATTTAAGATAGGGGCAGAATTGACAAAATTGTGA
- the pdxH gene encoding pyridoxamine 5'-phosphate oxidase has translation MTVDLSNFRKNYTKNSLLESEVPQEPFQLFDNWFKQEKSFYKEKNNEEINAMSISTIGTDGGPETRVVLLKEYSKDGFVFYTNYYSIKGRSIQNRPKVCLSFYWRNTERQIIVKGITSKIKRKKSDEYFSNRPRGNQIGSWVSRQSRIIPSKQYLLKQYNKWNNFFNKKKIKRPFDWGGYIVKPYQIEFWQGQPNRLHDRLVYHSEKENKWILYRLSP, from the coding sequence ATGACAGTTGATTTGAGTAATTTTAGAAAAAATTATACAAAAAATTCATTACTGGAATCTGAAGTTCCACAAGAACCTTTTCAATTATTTGATAACTGGTTTAAACAGGAAAAATCCTTTTATAAAGAAAAAAATAATGAAGAAATTAACGCTATGTCTATTTCTACTATAGGAACAGATGGAGGCCCAGAAACTAGAGTCGTTTTATTAAAAGAGTACTCAAAAGATGGATTCGTTTTTTATACAAATTATTATAGTATAAAAGGAAGATCTATTCAAAATAGACCAAAAGTATGTCTTTCTTTTTATTGGAGAAATACGGAAAGACAAATTATTGTTAAGGGAATTACATCAAAAATTAAAAGAAAAAAGTCAGATGAATATTTTTCTAATAGACCTAGAGGAAATCAAATTGGAAGTTGGGTTTCTCGACAAAGTAGGATTATTCCATCTAAACAATATTTGCTTAAACAATATAATAAATGGAATAATTTTTTTAATAAAAAAAAAATAAAACGTCCTTTTGATTGGGGAGGATATATTGTAAAACCTTACCAAATAGAATTTTGGCAAGGACAACCTAATAGACTTCATGATAGATTAGTTTATCATTCAGAAAAAGAAAATAAATGGATTTTATATAGACTATCTCCATAA
- a CDS encoding DNA polymerase III subunit beta, whose protein sequence is MYFSVSSYFLLRKLHTLYKIININNLSNSITFTIFKKNQLKIIWRLDSKSIIHTYVKINVKKYTQDKVTVSTKFMVDILTTFSNEELFIEKKKNTLNIYSKQGIYKIPIFYDSNHNHENINILRKFYSVKISLYSNVLLKILNKTLFVTGNEESKPILNGVFFQFFSHEANIVATDTYKLVKYTIKNFKINRRVQFTISKKYLNIVKEIIKNDKESNIFIKYNENKNIIFKTKNYIFSCEPINEKYPNYLSVVPHNKCNISFIINKFLLLNTIKRVSIFSKENKKSFIDFHFSHNKLKICNQNTIDINNSISEIKCKVIFNNIKNMKIGFNSQFLIEVLSSLNEDFVYFELYYNRMGILKPLYNKKKEESIFILIMSTIKI, encoded by the coding sequence ATGTATTTTTCTGTTTCTAGTTATTTTCTATTAAGAAAATTACATACTTTATATAAAATTATAAATATTAATAATTTATCGAATTCAATTACTTTTACAATTTTTAAAAAAAATCAATTAAAAATCATATGGAGATTAGATTCAAAAAGTATAATTCATACATATGTTAAAATAAATGTAAAAAAATATACCCAAGACAAAGTCACAGTATCTACCAAATTTATGGTAGATATTTTAACCACATTTTCAAATGAAGAACTTTTCATAGAGAAGAAAAAAAATACACTCAATATTTATTCTAAGCAGGGAATTTATAAAATTCCTATTTTTTATGATTCAAATCATAATCATGAGAATATTAATATATTAAGAAAATTTTATTCCGTAAAAATATCCTTATATTCAAATGTTCTTCTAAAAATCTTGAATAAAACTTTATTTGTTACCGGAAATGAAGAATCGAAACCTATATTAAATGGTGTCTTTTTTCAATTTTTTTCTCATGAAGCAAATATTGTAGCAACAGATACTTATAAACTAGTTAAATATACTATAAAAAATTTTAAAATAAATAGAAGGGTACAATTTACTATATCTAAAAAATATCTAAATATAGTTAAAGAAATTATAAAAAATGATAAAGAAAGTAATATTTTTATTAAATATAATGAAAATAAAAATATAATTTTTAAAACAAAAAATTATATTTTTTCATGTGAACCAATAAATGAAAAATATCCAAATTATCTTTCTGTTGTTCCCCATAATAAATGTAATATATCTTTCATTATTAACAAATTTCTTTTATTGAACACTATTAAAAGAGTTTCTATTTTTTCTAAAGAAAATAAAAAAAGTTTTATTGATTTTCATTTTAGTCATAATAAGTTAAAAATTTGTAATCAAAATACGATTGATATTAATAATTCTATTTCAGAAATTAAGTGTAAAGTTATTTTTAACAATATAAAAAATATGAAAATAGGTTTTAACTCTCAATTTTTAATTGAAGTTTTGTCTTCTTTAAATGAAGATTTTGTTTATTTTGAACTTTATTATAATAGAATGGGAATTTTAAAACCTTTATATAATAAAAAAAAAGAAGAATCAATTTTTATATTAATTATGTCCACAATAAAAATATGA
- the pheT gene encoding phenylalanine--tRNA ligase subunit beta, translated as MKISLNWLKKYVFPLNMDENEISNILTDIGLTVKEINNTNKDFILDLEITPNRTDAMSHYGVARDLHAVLKFRGYKVHLLKPVIYERINSNKSNIQIFVKTHEKCIRYSGMFIFKIKVGPSPCWLISILKSVGIKSINNIIDIKNFVMYELGQPIHIFDMDQIEDGKIIIKNAEKNTKFQFSDNVIIKLNEEDLVIYDAVKPLSIAGMINHVQSNINVKTENIFIGSACFNSNIIRNIRKKHSIKIEPLHFFEKETDPNQTIYALQRTAFLIKDIIKSKTICSDIVDCYPNPISFSKIKLRYNKITNVIGKKISKKEIKKILSLLEIMIYYENDQYLLIHIPTYRIDVQREIDVIEEIFRIYGIHNIPIYNQIKIYTIPKFYYKTEYEIQKILFEQLINYGFQEIISSTMRNEDKYSFLLNSFFKRKEIQIVNPVNQNCKFMRSSLLFSMIDCIKSNYNKNRIDYNIKFFELGKIYYKNNHKFFEKTYLGLAISQKEKIESKNYPFLYLKGIIEQIFQRSGIYNYTQILSNHPLLENSISILYNHKSLVEIGKLKNNVLKKNEIFYAEIDWKYLVSIIQEKKMIYVPFSKYPSSKRDLSILVDKSLSFEKINQLIKRKENYIIKRIKIYDLYEDINFPASKKSYTISFFFESQKETLTDKIINNSMKEIEFFLKKELKAEIREK; from the coding sequence ATGAAAATATCATTGAATTGGCTTAAAAAATATGTATTTCCTCTTAACATGGATGAAAACGAAATATCTAATATATTAACTGATATTGGACTAACAGTAAAAGAAATTAATAATACAAATAAGGATTTTATTTTGGATCTGGAAATTACACCTAATCGTACAGATGCTATGAGTCATTATGGAGTAGCACGTGATTTACATGCTGTTTTAAAATTTCGTGGATATAAAGTTCATTTATTAAAACCAGTAATATATGAAAGGATAAATTCTAATAAATCTAATATTCAAATCTTTGTAAAAACACATGAAAAATGTATAAGATATTCCGGAATGTTTATTTTTAAAATAAAAGTAGGCCCCTCACCATGTTGGTTAATTTCTATATTAAAATCTGTAGGGATAAAATCTATAAATAATATTATAGATATAAAGAATTTTGTCATGTATGAGTTAGGACAACCTATACATATTTTTGATATGGATCAAATAGAGGATGGAAAGATTATAATAAAAAATGCGGAAAAAAACACAAAATTTCAGTTTTCAGATAACGTGATAATAAAACTTAATGAAGAAGATTTAGTTATATATGATGCTGTTAAACCATTATCTATAGCTGGAATGATAAATCATGTTCAATCCAATATAAATGTTAAAACCGAAAATATTTTTATTGGAAGTGCTTGTTTTAATTCCAATATTATCCGAAATATAAGAAAAAAACATTCAATAAAAATAGAACCTTTACATTTTTTTGAAAAAGAAACGGATCCTAATCAGACTATATATGCTTTACAAAGAACAGCATTTCTTATAAAAGATATAATAAAAAGTAAAACAATATGTTCTGATATTGTAGATTGTTATCCTAATCCTATATCTTTTTCAAAAATAAAACTTCGTTATAATAAAATTACAAATGTTATAGGAAAAAAAATATCAAAAAAAGAAATTAAAAAAATTTTATCATTATTAGAAATAATGATTTACTATGAAAATGATCAATATTTATTGATTCATATACCTACTTATAGAATAGATGTGCAAAGAGAGATAGATGTAATTGAAGAAATATTCAGAATTTATGGAATTCATAATATTCCAATATATAATCAAATAAAAATTTATACAATTCCTAAATTTTACTATAAAACAGAATATGAAATACAAAAAATACTTTTTGAACAATTAATTAATTATGGATTTCAAGAAATTATTTCTTCTACTATGAGAAATGAAGATAAATATTCTTTTTTACTCAATTCTTTTTTTAAAAGAAAAGAAATTCAAATTGTCAATCCTGTGAACCAAAATTGTAAATTTATGCGCTCTAGCTTATTATTCAGTATGATAGATTGCATAAAATCTAATTATAACAAGAACCGAATTGACTACAATATAAAATTTTTTGAATTAGGAAAAATATATTATAAAAATAATCATAAATTTTTTGAAAAAACTTATCTTGGATTAGCTATCTCACAAAAAGAAAAAATTGAATCTAAAAATTATCCTTTTCTTTATTTGAAAGGAATTATTGAACAAATTTTTCAAAGAAGTGGAATATATAATTATACACAAATTCTTTCCAATCATCCTTTATTAGAAAATAGTATTTCTATATTATATAATCATAAAAGTTTAGTCGAAATAGGAAAATTAAAAAATAATGTTTTAAAAAAAAATGAAATATTTTATGCAGAAATTGATTGGAAGTACTTAGTTTCTATTATTCAAGAAAAAAAAATGATTTATGTTCCGTTTTCTAAGTATCCCTCTTCGAAAAGAGATTTATCTATATTAGTAGATAAATCTCTTTCATTTGAAAAAATAAATCAATTAATTAAAAGAAAAGAAAATTATATAATTAAAAGAATTAAAATATATGATTTATATGAAGATATAAATTTCCCTGCTTCCAAAAAATCTTATACTATAAGTTTCTTTTTTGAAAGTCAAAAAGAAACATTAACCGATAAAATTATTAATAATTCAATGAAAGAAATTGAATTCTTTTTGAAAAAAGAATTAAAAGCTGAAATAAGAGAAAAATAA
- a CDS encoding glycine--tRNA ligase, giving the protein MKCSHFFDFLISHAKIYGFIFPSSEIYGGLNAVYDYGPHGVELKNNIKEFWWKSMTQLHENIVGVDSSILMHSDVWRASGHIDEFNELLIDNKDSKKRYRPEILIQEYVEKNFSNDPKKKEKILSRLHQSLKKKDWIDLKTLIDELSICDPICKTKNWTKIRHFNMMFRIKNKKDLFLRPETAQGIFSNFQNIIKSTRMKIPFGIAQIGKSFRNEIFARKFIFRMREFEQMEMQFFILPEEEIKWYEYWKKIRLKWHLELNLGYREHYKLCNHNHLAHYASAGSDIEFHFPFGFQEIEGIHSRRDFDLKNHEFFSKKKLRVFESFFESERNYIPYVIETSLGLDRLFLAILSSSLKKEKLKNDKTRVVLKLPYHLSPIKAAILPLVKKDGLPEIAKKIFNDIRIHHRLVYDQKATIGKLYRRQDAIGTPFCFTVDYDTIETDTVTMRNRDSMEQKRIHIKEISQIIEKETGLKKVLKKLSYFI; this is encoded by the coding sequence ATGAAATGCAGTCATTTTTTTGATTTTTTAATTTCTCACGCAAAAATTTATGGTTTTATTTTTCCTTCTAGTGAAATTTATGGAGGATTAAATGCCGTTTATGATTATGGGCCACATGGAGTAGAATTAAAAAATAATATAAAAGAATTTTGGTGGAAATCAATGACACAACTTCATGAAAATATAGTAGGAGTGGATTCTTCTATACTTATGCATTCTGATGTTTGGCGTGCATCCGGTCATATTGATGAATTTAACGAGTTATTAATTGATAATAAAGATTCTAAAAAAAGATATCGTCCGGAAATTTTAATTCAAGAGTATGTAGAAAAAAATTTTTCTAATGATCCTAAAAAAAAAGAAAAAATATTATCTCGTTTACATCAATCTTTAAAAAAAAAAGATTGGATAGATCTCAAAACTTTAATTGATGAATTAAGTATTTGTGATCCTATTTGTAAAACAAAAAATTGGACAAAAATTCGTCATTTTAATATGATGTTCAGAATTAAAAATAAAAAAGATTTATTTCTTCGTCCTGAAACAGCTCAAGGAATATTTTCAAATTTTCAGAATATAATAAAATCTACTAGAATGAAAATTCCATTCGGAATTGCACAAATCGGAAAATCATTTAGAAATGAAATTTTTGCAAGAAAATTTATATTTAGAATGCGGGAATTTGAACAAATGGAAATGCAATTTTTTATTCTTCCTGAAGAAGAAATAAAATGGTATGAATATTGGAAAAAAATTCGTTTAAAGTGGCATTTAGAATTAAATTTAGGATATAGAGAACACTATAAATTATGTAATCATAACCATTTGGCTCATTATGCTAGTGCAGGATCAGATATAGAATTTCATTTTCCCTTTGGATTTCAAGAAATAGAAGGGATTCATTCTCGTAGAGATTTTGATTTAAAAAATCATGAATTTTTTTCGAAAAAGAAGTTAAGAGTTTTTGAGTCTTTTTTTGAATCAGAAAGGAATTATATTCCTTATGTTATAGAAACATCTTTAGGATTAGATCGTCTTTTTTTAGCTATACTTTCTTCTTCCTTAAAAAAGGAAAAATTAAAAAATGATAAAACTCGTGTGGTATTAAAACTTCCCTATCATTTATCTCCGATTAAAGCTGCTATATTGCCTTTAGTTAAAAAAGATGGATTGCCAGAAATAGCAAAAAAAATATTTAATGATATTAGAATTCATCATAGACTAGTTTACGATCAAAAAGCAACTATTGGAAAATTGTATAGAAGACAAGACGCTATAGGAACGCCATTTTGCTTTACTGTAGATTACGATACTATAGAAACTGATACAGTAACTATGAGGAATAGAGATAGCATGGAACAGAAAAGAATTCACATTAAAGAAATATCACAAATTATAGAAAAAGAAACTGGATTAAAAAAAGTTTTAAAAAAATTATCTTATTTCATTTAA
- the trxB gene encoding thioredoxin-disulfide reductase: MLKKIYNCVIIGSGPAGYSAAIYAARADMNPILFSGFQPGGQLTTTSIVDNYLGFPEGVNGIDLMNDCKKQAERFNTQIINESVNQVILTDKKGGIHKIFFEEKKYIQSKGLIIATGSRPKFLGINKEKKFIGLGISFCATCDGFFHKDKNVAVIGGGDTALEEANYLAKICKKVYLIVRKDYFKASKILQYHISKKNNINILFCSHVTEIIGDNFLEGIRIFNHKNETSRILFINGLFIAIGHIPNTEIFKNELDLDKRGYILVKEGRTITSKPGVFAAGDVQDPDYRQAITSAGTGCMAALDLEKYLSLCV; the protein is encoded by the coding sequence ATGTTAAAAAAAATATATAATTGTGTAATTATTGGATCTGGTCCTGCTGGTTATTCTGCTGCTATATATGCAGCCAGAGCTGATATGAATCCTATTCTTTTTAGTGGATTTCAACCAGGAGGGCAATTGACTACCACAAGTATTGTGGATAATTATCTTGGATTTCCCGAAGGAGTTAATGGGATAGATTTGATGAATGATTGTAAAAAACAAGCAGAACGTTTTAATACTCAAATAATCAATGAATCAGTCAATCAAGTTATTTTAACTGATAAAAAAGGAGGAATACATAAAATTTTTTTTGAAGAAAAAAAATATATACAAAGTAAAGGATTGATTATTGCTACAGGTTCTAGGCCTAAATTTTTAGGAATTAATAAAGAAAAAAAATTTATAGGATTAGGAATTTCTTTTTGTGCTACTTGTGATGGTTTTTTTCATAAAGATAAAAATGTAGCTGTAATAGGAGGCGGAGATACAGCTTTAGAAGAAGCAAATTATTTGGCAAAAATTTGCAAAAAAGTATATTTAATAGTTAGAAAAGATTATTTTAAAGCATCCAAAATTTTGCAATATCATATTTCAAAAAAAAATAATATCAATATTTTATTTTGTTCTCATGTTACAGAAATTATTGGAGATAATTTTTTGGAAGGAATTAGAATTTTTAATCATAAAAATGAAACAAGTAGAATTCTTTTCATTAATGGTTTATTTATTGCTATAGGTCATATTCCTAATACAGAAATTTTTAAAAATGAATTAGATTTGGATAAAAGAGGATATATTCTTGTAAAAGAAGGAAGAACTATAACTAGTAAACCTGGAGTATTTGCTGCAGGAGATGTACAAGATCCTGATTATCGTCAAGCTATTACATCTGCTGGTACCGGATGTATGGCTGCATTAGATTTGGAAAAATATTTATCTTTATGTGTATAA
- a CDS encoding type I restriction enzyme HsdR N-terminal domain-containing protein, protein MYYLNFFIRKYLHLKKIKNKIHIFCVIRKKFYLFTQEEVIRQYIIFLLKEVKNYKCSNIWVEHPMKINMLNKRLDILVQFNRKPHILIECKPPKISITQKTFDQISIYNKVIKAPFLMISNGIKNFIFKVDKKKKKFTFLKYIP, encoded by the coding sequence ATGTATTATTTAAACTTTTTTATAAGAAAATATTTACATTTGAAAAAAATAAAAAATAAAATTCATATATTTTGTGTAATAAGAAAAAAATTTTATCTCTTTACTCAAGAAGAAGTAATACGTCAATATATAATTTTTTTATTAAAAGAAGTAAAAAATTATAAATGCTCTAACATATGGGTAGAACATCCTATGAAAATAAATATGTTAAATAAACGACTAGATATTTTAGTTCAATTTAACAGAAAACCACATATACTCATCGAATGTAAACCGCCTAAAATTTCTATCACACAAAAAACTTTTGATCAAATTTCCATATATAATAAGGTAATAAAAGCTCCATTTTTAATGATTAGTAATGGAATAAAAAATTTTATTTTTAAAGTTGACAAGAAAAAAAAAAAATTTACTTTTTTAAAGTATATTCCATAA
- the gap gene encoding type I glyceraldehyde-3-phosphate dehydrogenase, with the protein MSIKIGINGIGRIGKLVLLAALNRNNVKIISINDLVSIEYLAYILKYDSIHGFFPGNVRIEDKNYLILDEKRIKVTNEKDPEKLNWGDLDVEYVVESTGLFLTKNLASAHIKSGAKKVILSAPPKDDIPMFVMGVNHKNMRQDQIIVSNASCTTNCLSPIVKVLNDNFGISEGLMTTIHASTATQKVVDSVSARDWRGGRSSLVNIIPASTGAANAVGKIIPSLNGKLTGMAFRVPVADVSVLDFTVYLKKNTNFDKIKYCMKQASETTLKGILGYTEDPVVSSDFIGDKRISIFDANSSIMLNSNFLKIVSWYDNEVGYSTKLLDLIDYMHSLSS; encoded by the coding sequence ATGTCTATCAAAATAGGAATTAATGGAATTGGAAGAATAGGAAAGCTAGTTTTATTAGCTGCTTTAAATAGAAATAATGTTAAAATAATATCTATTAATGATTTGGTCTCTATAGAATATTTAGCATATATATTAAAATATGATTCCATTCATGGTTTTTTTCCAGGAAATGTTCGCATAGAAGATAAAAATTATCTAATATTGGATGAAAAACGGATAAAGGTTACTAATGAAAAAGACCCTGAAAAATTAAATTGGGGAGATTTGGATGTAGAATACGTTGTTGAATCTACTGGACTTTTTTTAACTAAAAATTTAGCTAGTGCTCATATAAAATCAGGTGCTAAAAAAGTGATATTATCAGCACCTCCTAAAGATGATATTCCTATGTTTGTTATGGGAGTAAATCATAAAAATATGAGACAAGATCAAATTATTGTATCTAATGCTTCCTGTACTACAAATTGTTTATCTCCAATAGTTAAAGTTTTAAATGATAATTTTGGTATATCTGAGGGTTTGATGACTACTATACATGCCTCTACTGCCACTCAAAAAGTGGTTGATTCTGTTTCCGCTAGAGATTGGAGAGGAGGAAGATCTTCATTGGTTAATATCATACCAGCATCAACAGGTGCAGCTAATGCAGTAGGTAAAATTATTCCTAGTTTAAACGGAAAATTAACAGGAATGGCTTTTAGAGTCCCTGTAGCAGATGTTTCCGTTTTAGATTTTACGGTTTATCTGAAAAAAAATACCAATTTTGATAAAATTAAATACTGTATGAAGCAGGCTTCTGAAACTACATTAAAAGGTATATTAGGATACACGGAAGATCCTGTAGTTTCATCTGATTTTATAGGAGACAAAAGAATTTCTATTTTTGATGCAAATTCTAGTATTATGTTAAATTCAAATTTTTTAAAAATAGTTTCATGGTACGATAATGAAGTTGGTTATTCTACAAAATTATTAGATCTTATTGATTATATGCATTCTTTATCATCATAA